One Dermatophagoides farinae isolate YC_2012a chromosome 1, ASM2471394v1, whole genome shotgun sequence genomic region harbors:
- the Tbp gene encoding TATA binding protein — translation MEQNSYSNIPSIAGSQNELDPEAQHLAFLQSQLAQPSPMQPPHHDNTVQPPSTPSQQHSPPSKQQQNNDNQNASSPSPSPTSTDVPNETNVQSEKSKQNNQNNNQNNNNNNNNTVSTPAKDEPATPSSNLFQSYPGPMTPRTPITPMSVDSQIVPQLQNIVSTVDLGCKLDLKRIALHARNAEYNPKRFAAVIMRIREPRTTALIFSSGKMVCTGAKSEDMSRLAARKYARIVQKLGFEAKFSEFKIQNMVGSCDVRFPIRLEGLVLTHSQFSSYEPELFPGLIYRMVKPRIVLLIFVSGKVVLTGAKERNEIYQAFENIYPILRSFRKQ, via the exons ATGGAACAAAATTCTTACAGTAACATTCCAAGTATTGCTGGTTCACAAAATGAACTGGATCCAGAGGCACAACATTTGGCTTTTTTACAAAGTCAACTTGCCCAACCATCTCCAATGCAACCACCTCATCACGATAATACTGTCCAACCACCATCGACACCAAGTCAGCAACATTCACCGccatcaaaacaacaacaaaataatgacaatcaaaatgCTTCTTCTCCTTCTCCTTCTCCCACATCAACTGATGTGCCAAATGAAACCAATGTTCAATCGGAGAAAtctaaacaaaataatcaaaacaataatcaaaataataataataataataataatactgtTTCAACACCAGCCAAAGATGAACCGGCAACTCCATCATCGAATCTGTTTCAAAGTTATCCAGGACCGATGACTCCTCGTACGCCGATCACGCCAATGTCTGTTGATTCACAAATTGTACCGCAATTACAGAACATTGTATCCACAGTTGATTTAGGTTGTAAATTAGATCTTAAACGAATAGCATTACATGCAAGAAATGCCGAGTACAATCCAAAACGTTTTGCCGCAGTTATAATGCGAATTCGTGAGCCAAGAACTACTGCTTTGATATTCAGTTCGGGTAAAATGGTTTGTACTGGAGCCAAAAGTGAAGATATGTCTCGACTTGCAGCTCGAAAATATGCTCGAATTGTGCAAAAACTTGGTTTTGAA GCAAAATTTTCTGAATTTAAAATCCAAAACATGGTCGGCAGCTGTGACGTGCGATTTCCCATTCGTTTGGAAGGACTTGTTCTCACCCATAGCCAATTCTCAAGTTATGAACCGGAATTATTTCCTGGTCTCATTTATCGTATGGTCAAACCTAGGATTGTATTATTGATATTCGTATCGGGCAAAGTAGTATTAACTGGCGCTAAAGAACGTAACGAAATCTATCAAGCATTCGAAAATATTTATCCAATTTTAAGAAGTTTTAGAAAACAATGA